A stretch of Choristoneura fumiferana chromosome 29, NRCan_CFum_1, whole genome shotgun sequence DNA encodes these proteins:
- the LOC141444032 gene encoding uncharacterized protein — MDTQSSYFFEQQLDQIVEDQDLYELCEKVEQEYFKTSLQAGQGGDSKKRSASSSTLTEEPVMKKIKLQHNPPASFASTSTASSSNQNVSTENNERLNVPYVTCQRREILFQSLKK, encoded by the exons ATGGATACACAGAGCAGTTATTTCTTCGAACAACAACTCGACCAGATTGTTGAAGATCAAGATTTGTACGAGCTATGCGAGAAAGTCGAACAAGAATACTTCAAAAC atcTTTGCAAGCTGGACAAGGAGGAGATTCAAAGAAAAGATCAGCATCATCGTCTACACTGACTGAGGAGCCTGTGATGAAGAAAATCAAGTTACAGCATAACCCGCCGGCCAGCTTCGCTTCAACATCAACGGCGTCGTCTTCAAATCAAAATGTAAGTACAGAAAATAATGAAAGATTGAATGTTCCGTATGTCACGTGTCAGCGCCGAGAAATATTATTCCAGTCACTTAAAAAGTAA